From Desulfofalx alkaliphila DSM 12257, one genomic window encodes:
- the coaD gene encoding pantetheine-phosphate adenylyltransferase: MRIAVYPGSFDPIHYGHLDIIERASVLYDKLVVAVATNPKKKPLFDTQERIELLKMVLKDFDNVYIESFEGLTVNYALKQGAQVVVRGLRAITDFENEFVFALTNKKLEPRVETIYLMTRSEYSFISSSGVKEVAYYGGNISDMVPSIVADKLHQKYDDALK; the protein is encoded by the coding sequence ATGCGTATTGCAGTATACCCGGGAAGTTTTGACCCCATTCATTACGGGCACCTAGACATAATTGAACGGGCATCGGTGCTGTATGACAAACTGGTGGTTGCGGTGGCCACCAATCCTAAAAAAAAGCCGCTCTTTGACACCCAAGAACGGATAGAATTATTAAAGATGGTGCTAAAGGATTTTGACAATGTTTACATAGAATCGTTCGAAGGTTTAACGGTAAATTATGCCTTAAAGCAAGGGGCCCAAGTTGTGGTCAGAGGGTTGAGGGCGATAACAGATTTTGAAAATGAGTTTGTTTTTGCACTTACCAATAAAAAATTGGAACCCAGGGTGGAAACCATATACCTAATGACCCGCTCGGAATACTCTTTTATAAGCTCCAGCGGCGTTAAAGAGGTTGCTTACTACGGCGGCAATATAAGTGATATGGTACCGTCCATTGTAGCTGATAAGTTGCATCAAAAGTATGATGATGCTTTAAAATAA
- the rsmD gene encoding 16S rRNA (guanine(966)-N(2))-methyltransferase RsmD, producing MICYNKSWLRREGFLLRVIAGTAKKMILKSPRGEKTRPTADRVKEAVFNILADRIIDCNFLDLFAGTGSIAIEALSRGAAHAVLVEKDRPTVAIIKENLQRTKLFQRAEILHCDVFSAMKTLYQNNKNFDIIYIDPPYYKGYYQKVLNEVFNCHLLSPKGVVVVESSTQHLPPETVADLLRIRTQRYGDTTINFYQLT from the coding sequence ATGATATGTTATAATAAAAGTTGGTTAAGAAGGGAAGGTTTTCTTTTGAGGGTAATAGCCGGCACTGCAAAAAAAATGATATTAAAGAGCCCCCGGGGTGAAAAAACACGCCCCACCGCAGACCGGGTAAAGGAAGCAGTATTTAATATATTGGCAGACAGAATTATAGATTGTAATTTTTTAGATTTGTTTGCCGGCACGGGCAGCATTGCCATTGAGGCACTGAGCAGGGGAGCGGCACATGCTGTGCTGGTGGAAAAAGATCGGCCCACGGTGGCAATAATAAAAGAAAATCTACAGCGTACCAAACTCTTTCAAAGGGCCGAAATTTTACATTGCGACGTATTCTCGGCAATGAAAACCCTATATCAAAATAATAAAAATTTTGATATTATCTACATAGACCCACCCTATTACAAGGGATACTACCAAAAAGTACTAAATGAAGTATTTAATTGCCATCTGTTATCACCTAAAGGGGTGGTGGTAGTTGAAAGCAGCACCCAACACCTACCGCCGGAAACAGTTGCAGATTTATTAAGGATAAGAACACAAAGATATGGAGATACAACCATTAATTTTTACCAATTAACCTAG
- the gpr gene encoding GPR endopeptidase, translating into MTLSKNFLSHFGITLDLALEAREVVRGQLGEEIPGVVVDRETYDHAVVSTVKIVEKSAEEIMGKPQGNYITIEAPSLTDNNREVHQQIVQVLAEHLGRLFELPQESNVLIVGLGNRNATPDALGPQVVDQVLVTRHIFNYAPSEIREGMRPVSAIAPGVLGVTGIETAEIIKGIVENVKPELVIAIDSLASRSVERIATTIQIADTGIAPGSGVGNKRAGINQETMGVPVIAVGVPMVVHAALIASDAIERLFAQFKTNPQIYQAYQQDAVQGVLNDILAPFGGNLMVTPKEVDMLIHNTAKVIAGGLSAALHKGIDAEEYSTYLH; encoded by the coding sequence TTGACCTTAAGTAAAAATTTTCTTTCTCACTTTGGCATTACTTTAGATTTAGCTTTAGAAGCAAGGGAAGTTGTGCGCGGCCAATTGGGTGAAGAAATCCCTGGGGTAGTAGTTGACAGAGAAACCTATGACCATGCAGTGGTGAGCACGGTAAAAATCGTAGAAAAATCTGCCGAGGAAATTATGGGAAAGCCCCAGGGAAATTACATTACCATAGAAGCACCGTCACTAACCGATAACAACAGAGAGGTTCATCAACAGATAGTTCAGGTGTTAGCCGAGCATTTGGGAAGGTTATTTGAACTGCCCCAGGAATCAAATGTATTGATAGTGGGTTTAGGAAACCGCAATGCCACACCGGATGCCCTAGGACCCCAGGTTGTGGATCAAGTTTTAGTCACAAGGCATATCTTTAACTATGCACCCAGTGAAATCAGGGAAGGAATGCGCCCGGTAAGTGCAATTGCACCGGGTGTATTGGGGGTAACCGGCATTGAAACAGCGGAAATTATTAAGGGCATCGTTGAAAATGTTAAACCGGAGCTGGTAATAGCCATTGATTCCCTGGCTTCCCGCAGTGTAGAACGCATTGCCACCACCATTCAAATTGCCGACACGGGCATAGCGCCGGGCAGCGGAGTAGGCAATAAGCGGGCAGGGATTAATCAAGAAACAATGGGGGTACCGGTAATTGCGGTGGGTGTTCCCATGGTGGTGCACGCCGCCTTAATTGCTTCCGACGCCATTGAACGACTGTTCGCACAGTTTAAAACTAACCCACAAATCTATCAGGCCTATCAACAGGATGCCGTTCAGGGGGTACTAAACGATATCTTGGCACCCTTTGGAGGGAATTTAATGGTCACACCCAAGGAAGTGGATATGTTAATCCATAACACCGCCAAGGTAATTGCCGGCGGCTTATCTGCAGCCCTTCATAAAGGAATAGATGCTGAAGAATATAGCACCTATCTACATTAG